Proteins from one Amycolatopsis benzoatilytica AK 16/65 genomic window:
- a CDS encoding YbaB/EbfC family nucleoid-associated protein, which translates to MPDSIDASERMVDDWTKQLQQTSARYQAMAEKMQGQTVTERSKDGAVEVTVDAKGLLKNLVLADSAGSKRMAEVSAEVMRLVQRAQSRIPELLQQAAAETVGGDQTAEALVSDAQRTFPAPPAEEPESEVDRRRRFLPEDAEEPPPGAGKPPQAAPPSQPRRRSSSDDDDHFGGSIMS; encoded by the coding sequence ATGCCGGACAGCATCGACGCCAGTGAGCGGATGGTCGACGACTGGACGAAGCAGCTCCAGCAGACCTCCGCGCGCTACCAGGCGATGGCGGAGAAAATGCAGGGCCAAACCGTCACCGAGCGGTCCAAGGACGGCGCGGTCGAGGTGACCGTGGACGCCAAGGGGCTGCTGAAGAACCTGGTGCTCGCGGACTCCGCGGGCAGCAAGCGGATGGCCGAGGTCTCGGCCGAGGTGATGCGGCTCGTGCAACGCGCTCAGTCCCGGATTCCCGAACTGCTGCAGCAGGCCGCGGCCGAGACGGTCGGCGGCGACCAGACCGCGGAGGCCCTGGTGTCGGACGCGCAGCGGACTTTTCCCGCGCCACCGGCCGAGGAGCCGGAGTCCGAAGTGGACCGACGACGCCGATTCCTGCCAGAGGACGCCGAGGAGCCGCCGCCCGGAGCCGGAAAGCCGCCGCAGGCCGCCCCGCCGTCCCAGCCGCGCCGCCGGAGTTCGTCAGACGATGACGACCACTTCGGCGGATCGATCATGTCCTGA
- the hppD gene encoding 4-hydroxyphenylpyruvate dioxygenase produces MTSTMDPHGALDDVSYDQLRQLVGLVDHDASTDPFPVKALDAVVFVAGNATQTAWFYQVAFGMQLVAYSGPETGQHDHKAFVLKSGSARFVITGGVKPDSPLLDHHRRHGDGVVDLALETTDVDKCIEHARAQGATVLEEPNDVTDEHGTIRRAAIATYGETRHTLIDRSRYNGVYLPGFEPRESTVKRPEGAPKRLFQAVDHCVGNVELGKMDYWVDWYHRVMGFVNMAEFIGDDIATDYSALMSKVVSNGNHRVKFPLNEPAIAKKKSQIDEYLEFYEGAGCQHIALATNDIIATITAMRAAGVEFLDTPDSYYDDPQLRARIGEVRVPIETLKEHRILVDRDEDGYLLQIFTKPIGDRPTVFYELIERHGSLGFGKGNFKALFQAIEREQERRGNL; encoded by the coding sequence ATGACCTCCACGATGGATCCGCACGGCGCGCTCGACGACGTCAGCTATGACCAGCTCCGCCAGCTCGTCGGACTGGTGGACCACGACGCCTCGACCGACCCGTTCCCGGTCAAGGCACTCGACGCGGTTGTTTTCGTAGCCGGCAACGCCACCCAGACCGCGTGGTTCTACCAGGTCGCGTTCGGGATGCAGCTCGTCGCGTACTCCGGCCCGGAAACCGGCCAGCACGACCACAAAGCGTTCGTCCTCAAGTCCGGTTCGGCGCGGTTCGTGATCACCGGCGGCGTGAAGCCGGACTCCCCGCTGCTCGACCACCACCGCCGCCACGGCGACGGCGTCGTCGACCTGGCTCTGGAGACCACCGACGTCGACAAGTGCATCGAGCACGCCCGCGCGCAGGGCGCGACGGTGCTCGAGGAGCCAAACGACGTCACCGACGAGCACGGCACCATCCGCCGCGCGGCCATCGCGACCTACGGCGAGACCCGGCACACCCTCATCGACCGGTCTCGCTACAACGGCGTCTACCTGCCCGGCTTCGAGCCGCGCGAGAGCACCGTCAAGCGGCCCGAAGGCGCGCCGAAGCGGCTGTTCCAGGCGGTCGACCACTGCGTCGGCAACGTCGAACTCGGCAAGATGGACTACTGGGTCGACTGGTACCACCGCGTGATGGGCTTCGTGAACATGGCGGAGTTCATCGGCGACGACATCGCCACCGACTATTCGGCGCTGATGAGCAAGGTCGTCTCGAACGGCAACCACCGGGTCAAGTTCCCGCTCAACGAGCCGGCGATCGCGAAGAAGAAGTCGCAGATCGACGAGTACCTCGAGTTCTACGAGGGTGCCGGCTGCCAGCACATCGCATTGGCCACCAACGACATCATCGCGACCATCACCGCGATGCGCGCGGCCGGCGTCGAGTTCCTCGACACCCCGGACTCCTACTACGACGATCCGCAGCTGCGCGCCCGGATCGGCGAGGTGCGGGTGCCGATCGAAACGCTGAAGGAGCACCGGATCCTGGTCGACCGGGACGAGGACGGCTACCTGCTGCAGATCTTCACCAAGCCGATCGGCGACCGCCCGACGGTGTTCTACGAGCTGATCGAGCGGCACGGTTCGCTCGGCTTCGGCAAGGGCAACTTCAAGGCCCTGTTCCAGGCCATCGAGCGCGAGCAGGAGCGCCGCGGCAACCTCTGA
- a CDS encoding Lrp/AsnC family transcriptional regulator translates to MLDSLDARLLLLLTDSPRLGVLECARRLGVARGTVQARLDRLTERGILGGFPPELDLAAMGYSLTAFAVLEIAQGKRAGVAEALAAIDEVCEVYDTTGQGDLFVRLVARDNDDLQRVIDEVVGVPDVSRTSTSIALSTPVPPRVRPLLERTARTRA, encoded by the coding sequence GTGCTTGACTCGCTCGATGCCCGGCTGTTGCTGTTGCTCACCGACTCGCCGCGGCTCGGCGTGCTCGAATGTGCGCGCCGCCTCGGCGTCGCGCGCGGCACCGTGCAGGCACGGCTGGACCGGCTGACCGAACGCGGCATCCTCGGCGGCTTCCCGCCGGAACTCGATCTGGCCGCGATGGGCTACAGCCTCACCGCGTTCGCGGTGCTGGAAATCGCGCAGGGCAAACGCGCCGGCGTCGCGGAGGCACTGGCCGCTATCGACGAGGTGTGCGAGGTGTATGACACGACCGGGCAAGGCGACCTCTTCGTGCGGCTTGTCGCGCGCGACAACGACGATCTGCAACGCGTCATTGACGAAGTGGTCGGTGTGCCGGATGTCTCGCGTACGTCGACTTCGATTGCGCTGTCGACACCAGTGCCGCCGCGAGTGCGGCCGTTGCTCGAAAGGACCGCTAGGACACGTGCCTGA
- the greA gene encoding transcription elongation factor GreA, with amino-acid sequence MVTVSDTKVTWLTQDAYDRLKHELDEMIENRPVIAARINDSREEGDLKENGGYHAAREEQGQAEARIRHLQELLRNAKVGEAPDDDGTAGPGKVLTVKYDGDDDEEKFLLATREEGAEGELDVYSPESPLGKALLGAKEGESREYELPNGKTMKVTLVKAVPYTES; translated from the coding sequence ATGGTGACCGTGAGCGACACCAAGGTGACCTGGCTGACCCAGGATGCCTACGACAGGCTCAAGCACGAGCTCGACGAAATGATCGAGAATCGTCCGGTCATCGCCGCCCGCATCAACGACAGCCGCGAAGAGGGCGACCTCAAGGAGAACGGCGGCTACCACGCGGCCCGCGAAGAGCAGGGCCAGGCCGAGGCACGCATTCGGCACCTGCAGGAGCTGCTCCGCAACGCGAAGGTCGGCGAGGCGCCGGACGACGACGGCACCGCCGGTCCCGGCAAGGTGCTCACCGTCAAGTACGACGGGGACGACGACGAAGAGAAGTTCCTGCTCGCCACCCGCGAAGAGGGCGCCGAGGGCGAACTGGACGTGTACTCCCCGGAGTCGCCGCTGGGCAAGGCGCTGCTCGGCGCCAAGGAGGGCGAGTCCCGCGAGTACGAGCTGCCGAACGGCAAGACCATGAAGGTCACCCTGGTCAAGGCGGTTCCCTACACCGAGTCCTGA
- a CDS encoding DUF4307 domain-containing protein, with the protein MQSGETVTGEGAAVPARPADRYGSASKGKAPKRWRRWLFIGVALVVSGAVGWIYYLNFGQSSIDAERVGFQELPNDAMDVTLNVTRDDDSKPGVCVVRVRDKSGAESGRREVLVPAGAGHSRVHTVVKSIGAPVTADVFGCSYSIPRYLSTP; encoded by the coding sequence TTGCAGAGCGGGGAGACCGTGACCGGCGAGGGCGCAGCCGTGCCGGCGCGACCCGCGGACCGGTACGGCTCCGCGAGCAAGGGCAAGGCGCCGAAGCGCTGGCGGAGATGGCTTTTCATCGGCGTCGCGCTGGTCGTCAGCGGTGCCGTCGGCTGGATCTACTACCTCAACTTCGGCCAGTCCTCGATCGACGCCGAACGCGTCGGCTTCCAGGAACTGCCGAACGACGCGATGGACGTCACGCTCAACGTGACCCGGGACGACGACAGCAAGCCCGGCGTGTGCGTCGTCCGGGTGCGCGACAAGTCCGGCGCGGAAAGCGGCCGCCGGGAGGTGCTGGTCCCCGCCGGGGCCGGCCACAGCCGAGTGCACACCGTGGTCAAGAGCATCGGCGCGCCGGTGACCGCGGACGTGTTCGGCTGCTCGTATTCCATACCACGCTATCTGTCAACCCCCTAG
- the mca gene encoding mycothiol conjugate amidase Mca, with protein sequence MVGADELTTEDRKQRLRLMAVHAHPDDESSKGAATMAKYVAEGHEVMVVTCTGGEAGSILNPAMDRPEVLANMTEIRREEMARAAKLLGVSHRWLGFVDSGLPEGDPLPPVPEGSFAVIPLEESAEALVRVIREFRPHVITTYDENGGYPHPDHIRTHQVSMAAFDAAGDPERFPQAGEPWQPLKLYYMHGFSKARMVAFDTALKEAGLESPYEEWLKSWDPDRADIMERVTTRIECGEYFEVRDEALKAHATQIDPTSRWFAVPLEMQREVWPTEEYELNRSLVDSTLPEDDLFAGIKEKVSP encoded by the coding sequence ATGGTGGGAGCCGACGAGCTGACAACAGAAGACCGCAAGCAGCGACTGCGCCTGATGGCGGTGCACGCCCATCCCGACGACGAGTCGAGCAAGGGCGCCGCCACGATGGCCAAATACGTCGCCGAAGGGCACGAGGTCATGGTGGTGACCTGCACCGGAGGCGAGGCGGGCAGCATTCTCAACCCCGCCATGGACCGGCCGGAAGTGCTGGCGAACATGACCGAGATCCGCCGCGAGGAGATGGCCCGCGCGGCGAAGCTTCTCGGCGTGAGCCACCGCTGGCTGGGCTTCGTCGATTCCGGGCTGCCCGAGGGCGACCCGCTGCCGCCGGTCCCGGAGGGCTCGTTCGCGGTGATCCCGCTCGAAGAGTCCGCCGAGGCGCTGGTGCGCGTGATCCGCGAGTTCCGCCCGCACGTCATCACGACCTACGACGAGAACGGCGGCTACCCGCACCCGGACCACATCCGGACCCACCAGGTGTCCATGGCCGCCTTCGACGCGGCGGGCGACCCGGAGCGGTTCCCGCAGGCGGGCGAGCCGTGGCAGCCGCTCAAGCTGTACTACATGCACGGCTTCTCCAAGGCCCGGATGGTGGCGTTCGACACCGCGCTCAAGGAGGCCGGGCTCGAGTCTCCCTACGAGGAGTGGCTCAAGTCCTGGGACCCGGACCGCGCCGACATCATGGAGCGGGTGACGACGCGGATCGAGTGCGGGGAATACTTCGAGGTGCGCGACGAGGCGCTGAAGGCGCACGCCACGCAGATCGACCCGACCAGCCGCTGGTTCGCGGTGCCGCTGGAGATGCAGCGCGAGGTGTGGCCCACTGAGGAGTACGAGCTGAACCGCTCCCTGGTGGACAGCACGCTGCCGGAGGACGATCTGTTCGCAGGCATCAAGGAGAAGGTGAGTCCATGA
- a CDS encoding thioredoxin domain-containing protein, which yields MTNRLADSVSPYLLQHAGNPVDWWEWGPDALAEASRRNVPILLSVGYAACHWCHVMAHESFEHEGTAALMNANFVNIKVDREERPDIDAVYMAATQAMTGQGGWPMTCFLTPEGEPFHCGTYYPPAPRPGIPSFSQLLVAVAEAWQNRPDDLREGAKQIIGHLAEQSGPLKEAAVDSAALAAAVAKLAQEADPVNGGFGGAPKFPPSMVIEFLLRHHERTGSAEAFALAESAADAMARGGIHDQLAGGFARYSVDAGWIVPHFEKMLYDNALLLRAYAHLARRGSASARRVAEGIVRFLQHDLRTPQGGFAASLDADTEGVEGLTYVWTPAQLAEVLGDDGPWAAELFGVTESGTFEEGASTLQLQTDPDDFARFERIRQALFDARAKRPQPGRDDKVVASWNGLAISALAEAGVALERPQWIELARDAASLLLDLHVVDGRLRRSSRDGAVGTPAGVLEDYACVADGLLALHQATGEPRWLAEATRLLDVALAHFAAEAPGAYHDTADDAEKLVQRPSDPTDNASPSGASALAGALLTASALAGPDQAARYRDAAELALRRVGLLAARVPRFAGHWLSVAEAAQSGPVQIAVVGADRSALVAAAARHIHGGGIVLGGEPDAPGVPLLADRPLVHGETAAYVCRGYVCERPVTSADQLVAQL from the coding sequence ATGACGAACCGCTTGGCCGACAGCGTTTCCCCGTATCTCCTGCAGCACGCCGGCAACCCCGTCGACTGGTGGGAATGGGGGCCGGACGCGCTGGCCGAAGCGAGCCGCCGGAATGTTCCGATTCTCCTCTCCGTCGGTTACGCCGCTTGCCACTGGTGCCATGTCATGGCGCACGAATCCTTCGAGCACGAAGGCACCGCCGCGCTGATGAACGCGAATTTCGTCAACATCAAGGTCGACCGCGAGGAGCGGCCGGACATCGACGCCGTGTACATGGCCGCTACGCAGGCGATGACTGGGCAGGGCGGCTGGCCGATGACCTGCTTCCTCACCCCGGAGGGGGAGCCGTTCCATTGCGGCACTTACTATCCGCCCGCGCCGCGACCGGGGATTCCGTCGTTCTCCCAGTTGCTGGTCGCGGTCGCCGAGGCGTGGCAGAACCGGCCGGACGACCTGCGCGAAGGGGCGAAGCAGATCATCGGGCACCTCGCCGAGCAGAGCGGTCCGTTGAAAGAAGCTGCGGTCGACTCGGCCGCGCTGGCCGCGGCGGTCGCCAAGCTGGCCCAGGAAGCGGACCCGGTGAACGGCGGTTTCGGCGGGGCGCCCAAATTTCCGCCGTCGATGGTGATCGAGTTCCTGCTCCGGCACCATGAGCGCACCGGCTCGGCGGAAGCTTTCGCGCTCGCCGAGTCCGCGGCGGACGCGATGGCTCGCGGCGGCATCCACGACCAGCTCGCCGGCGGTTTCGCGCGGTACTCGGTGGATGCCGGGTGGATCGTCCCGCACTTCGAAAAAATGTTGTACGACAACGCGTTGCTGCTTCGGGCGTATGCGCACTTGGCGCGCCGCGGCTCAGCCTCTGCGCGCCGGGTGGCGGAGGGGATCGTCCGGTTCCTTCAGCACGATCTTCGTACGCCGCAGGGCGGATTCGCGGCTTCCCTGGACGCGGACACCGAAGGCGTCGAGGGACTGACCTACGTCTGGACGCCGGCGCAGCTGGCCGAGGTGCTCGGCGACGACGGCCCGTGGGCGGCTGAGCTTTTCGGCGTCACCGAGAGCGGCACCTTCGAAGAAGGCGCTTCGACGCTTCAGTTGCAGACGGATCCGGACGACTTCGCGCGCTTCGAGCGCATCCGGCAGGCCCTGTTCGACGCGCGCGCGAAGCGTCCGCAACCCGGCCGGGACGACAAGGTGGTCGCGTCGTGGAACGGTCTCGCGATCTCCGCGCTCGCCGAAGCGGGCGTAGCGCTGGAACGTCCACAGTGGATCGAGCTGGCCCGCGACGCGGCCTCCCTCTTGCTGGACCTGCATGTGGTCGACGGACGCCTTCGACGCAGTTCGCGAGACGGCGCAGTCGGCACCCCGGCCGGCGTGCTGGAGGACTACGCCTGCGTCGCTGACGGCCTGCTCGCGTTGCACCAGGCCACCGGCGAACCTCGCTGGCTCGCTGAGGCGACTCGGCTGCTGGACGTCGCACTGGCGCATTTCGCGGCGGAAGCTCCGGGCGCCTATCACGACACCGCGGACGACGCGGAGAAGCTGGTGCAGCGGCCGTCCGACCCAACCGACAACGCGAGCCCGTCTGGCGCGTCCGCGCTGGCCGGGGCCCTGCTGACGGCGTCCGCCTTGGCTGGCCCCGACCAGGCCGCCCGCTACCGCGATGCCGCTGAACTGGCGCTCCGCCGCGTCGGCCTGCTCGCCGCGCGGGTGCCGCGGTTCGCCGGGCACTGGCTGTCGGTCGCGGAGGCCGCGCAATCGGGCCCGGTGCAGATCGCGGTCGTCGGCGCGGACCGGTCGGCGCTGGTCGCGGCCGCCGCGCGGCACATCCACGGCGGCGGCATCGTGCTCGGCGGCGAGCCGGACGCGCCCGGCGTCCCGCTGCTGGCTGACCGGCCGCTGGTCCACGGCGAGACGGCGGCGTACGTCTGCCGCGGCTACGTCTGCGAACGTCCGGTGACCTCGGCGGATCAACTCGTCGCGCAGCTCTGA
- a CDS encoding acyl-CoA dehydrogenase, with protein sequence MDVPAVPAKVDPDALTAALDGRWAELKRDVRTQMRAEEFRGTVGLDAEAHRRQVLDQLRKLAATDRPALGFDSAYGGLDDVGGAVVSFEMLGYGDLSLMVKAGVQWGLFGGAVQLLGTAPHHEKYLRRIMNLDLLGCFAMTEHGHGSDVQHLHTTATYDPPTREFVVHSPDPGATKEFIGNAARDGQLAVVFAQLVTGGQSRGVHAFLVPIRDESGSAAPGVTIADCGAKAGLNGVDNGRLTFDQVRVPRDALLNRFADVAVDGTYSSAIESDGRRFFTMLGTLIRGRVSVGGSAGCATQRALTLAVRYGDQRRQFQRPDGEEVVVLDYLGHQRKLLPALAKTYALHFAQEELVAALHDLAPDAPEEAQRELESRAAGLKAVNTWHATSAIQTAREACGGSGYLSSNLLADLKADTDVFTTFEGDNTVLLQLVAKGLLTQYKEHFADLSPLATARFVAEQLVDTVMEHSAARRFLERLTESDDATVLFDREWQQRLFEDREEHVLSSVANRLRRGSSDLFEVFNSVQDHVLLAGRVHVDRLVLDAFARAVGACADPDAQMLLTRLCDLYALSTIEADRAWFLEHGRLTVGRSKAVTAAVNALCGELRPHARTLVDGFAVPEQFLAAPMLAG encoded by the coding sequence GTGGACGTGCCTGCTGTGCCCGCGAAGGTGGACCCGGACGCGCTGACTGCCGCCCTCGACGGCCGGTGGGCCGAGCTGAAGCGCGACGTGCGTACGCAGATGCGGGCCGAGGAGTTCCGGGGCACCGTCGGCCTGGACGCCGAAGCACATCGGCGGCAGGTGCTGGACCAGCTGCGGAAGCTCGCCGCGACCGACCGGCCCGCGCTCGGGTTCGATTCGGCTTACGGCGGTCTGGACGATGTCGGCGGCGCGGTGGTGTCGTTCGAAATGCTCGGCTACGGCGACCTGTCGCTGATGGTCAAGGCAGGCGTGCAATGGGGTCTGTTCGGCGGCGCGGTGCAGTTGCTCGGCACCGCGCCGCACCACGAGAAGTACCTGCGCCGCATCATGAATCTCGACCTGCTCGGCTGCTTCGCGATGACTGAACACGGCCACGGTTCAGACGTTCAGCACCTGCACACCACCGCCACCTACGACCCGCCGACGCGGGAGTTCGTCGTACACAGCCCGGATCCAGGAGCCACCAAGGAATTCATCGGCAACGCGGCTCGCGACGGTCAGCTCGCGGTCGTCTTCGCCCAGCTGGTGACCGGTGGGCAATCCCGGGGCGTGCACGCCTTCCTGGTTCCGATCCGCGACGAATCCGGCTCCGCCGCTCCCGGCGTCACCATCGCCGACTGCGGCGCGAAAGCAGGCTTGAACGGTGTCGACAATGGCCGGCTGACGTTCGACCAGGTTCGCGTGCCACGGGATGCGCTGCTGAACCGTTTCGCAGACGTAGCTGTCGACGGCACCTACTCAAGCGCGATCGAGAGCGACGGCCGCCGCTTCTTCACGATGCTCGGCACGCTGATCCGCGGCCGCGTGAGCGTCGGCGGCAGCGCCGGCTGCGCCACCCAACGCGCCCTGACCCTGGCTGTTCGCTACGGCGACCAACGGCGCCAGTTCCAGCGTCCCGACGGCGAGGAAGTGGTGGTCCTGGACTACCTGGGACACCAGCGGAAACTGCTGCCTGCTTTGGCGAAGACCTACGCGCTGCATTTTGCGCAGGAGGAACTGGTCGCCGCGCTGCACGACCTCGCCCCCGACGCGCCTGAGGAGGCGCAACGCGAACTGGAGTCCCGCGCGGCCGGCCTGAAAGCGGTGAACACTTGGCACGCGACGAGCGCGATCCAGACCGCGCGCGAGGCTTGCGGGGGGAGCGGGTACCTGTCGTCCAATCTGCTCGCTGATTTGAAGGCCGACACGGACGTCTTCACGACCTTCGAGGGCGACAACACGGTGCTGTTGCAGCTCGTCGCGAAGGGCTTGCTGACGCAGTACAAGGAACACTTCGCGGACCTCAGCCCCCTCGCGACCGCCCGGTTCGTCGCCGAGCAACTGGTCGACACCGTCATGGAACACTCCGCTGCGCGACGTTTCCTGGAGCGCCTGACTGAGTCTGATGACGCCACCGTGCTGTTCGACCGGGAGTGGCAGCAGCGGCTGTTCGAGGACCGCGAAGAGCACGTACTGAGCAGCGTGGCCAACCGGTTGCGTCGCGGGTCCTCAGACCTCTTCGAGGTCTTCAACTCCGTACAGGACCACGTGCTGCTGGCAGGCCGCGTCCACGTGGACCGTCTCGTCCTGGACGCCTTCGCACGCGCTGTCGGTGCGTGCGCCGATCCGGACGCTCAGATGCTCCTGACCCGGCTGTGCGACCTGTACGCACTGTCGACGATCGAAGCGGACCGCGCTTGGTTCCTCGAGCACGGGCGGCTGACAGTCGGCCGGTCCAAGGCAGTGACTGCGGCAGTTAACGCGCTGTGCGGCGAGCTGCGGCCGCACGCGCGGACGTTGGTGGACGGGTTCGCTGTGCCGGAGCAGTTCCTGGCGGCCCCGATGCTGGCGGGCTGA
- the trhA gene encoding PAQR family membrane homeostasis protein TrhA, which translates to MTIEPPHVPEDTRPRLRGHIHFWSFFGAVAAAATLISLAASTVSPIAALATSVYGLTVLGVFGVSALYHRRLWSPRAYKWMKRADHSMIFLFIAGTYTPFALLAMSKPTGYVVLGIVWGGAVLGVAMKMLWPHAPRWLGVPIYIALGWVAVFVLPELLNHAGVAALVLLCVGGLFYTVGAVFYAVKWPNHWPETFGYHEFFHACTVLAAVSHYIAIWLAMYA; encoded by the coding sequence GTGACGATCGAGCCCCCGCACGTCCCCGAGGACACCCGCCCCCGGCTGCGCGGCCACATCCACTTCTGGTCGTTCTTCGGCGCGGTAGCGGCGGCTGCCACGCTGATCAGCCTCGCCGCGTCGACAGTTTCGCCGATAGCGGCGCTGGCGACGTCGGTGTACGGCCTGACGGTGCTAGGCGTTTTCGGTGTGAGCGCGCTGTATCACCGCAGGCTGTGGAGCCCGCGCGCGTACAAATGGATGAAGCGCGCCGACCACTCGATGATCTTCCTGTTCATCGCGGGTACCTACACACCGTTCGCGCTGCTGGCCATGTCGAAGCCGACCGGGTACGTGGTACTGGGCATCGTCTGGGGCGGCGCGGTGCTGGGCGTCGCGATGAAGATGCTGTGGCCGCACGCGCCGCGCTGGCTCGGAGTGCCGATTTACATCGCGCTGGGGTGGGTCGCGGTGTTCGTGCTGCCGGAACTGCTCAACCATGCCGGGGTCGCGGCGTTGGTGCTTCTTTGCGTCGGCGGACTGTTTTATACCGTGGGGGCGGTTTTCTACGCGGTGAAATGGCCGAATCATTGGCCGGAGACCTTCGGGTACCACGAGTTCTTCCACGCGTGCACGGTGCTGGCGGCGGTGTCGCACTACATCGCGATCTGGTTGGCGATGTACGCGTAG
- a CDS encoding isoprenyl transferase: protein MSDVVYSVYSRRLIQQAAGRHPRHIAIMLDGNRRWAREAGFTDVADGHRAGAKKIADFLSWCREADVEVVTMWLLSTDNLNRDPEELTPLLKIITDVTDELAGPAVPWRLRIVGALDLLPLEVAQKLTAAAARTEDREGMEVNIAVGYGGRQEIADAVRKLLLQHADEGTSIRELAKILDVDHISEHLYTSGQPDPDLIIRTSGEQRLSGFLLWQSAHSEFWFTEAYWPAFRRVDFLRAMRDYAWRHRRFGT, encoded by the coding sequence ATGTCCGACGTCGTCTACAGCGTCTACAGCCGCCGCCTGATCCAGCAGGCGGCCGGTCGACATCCTCGGCACATCGCGATCATGCTCGACGGCAATCGCCGTTGGGCGCGCGAAGCCGGGTTCACCGACGTGGCCGACGGGCACCGGGCGGGCGCGAAGAAGATCGCCGACTTCCTCAGCTGGTGCCGGGAGGCCGACGTCGAGGTCGTGACGATGTGGCTGCTCTCCACCGACAACCTGAACCGGGACCCGGAAGAGCTCACGCCGCTGCTCAAAATCATCACCGACGTCACCGACGAGCTCGCCGGGCCCGCGGTGCCGTGGCGGCTGCGCATCGTCGGCGCGCTCGACCTGCTGCCGCTCGAGGTGGCGCAAAAGCTCACCGCCGCCGCGGCGCGCACCGAGGACCGCGAGGGAATGGAGGTGAACATCGCGGTCGGCTACGGCGGGCGGCAGGAGATCGCCGACGCGGTCCGGAAACTGCTGCTGCAGCACGCCGACGAGGGCACCTCAATTCGCGAGCTGGCGAAGATACTCGACGTGGACCACATCTCGGAGCATCTGTACACCTCCGGTCAGCCGGATCCGGACCTGATTATCCGAACCTCGGGTGAACAGCGGCTTTCCGGATTCCTGTTGTGGCAGTCCGCGCATTCGGAATTCTGGTTCACCGAGGCTTACTGGCCGGCGTTCCGGCGCGTCGACTTTCTCCGTGCGATGCGCGATTACGCCTGGCGGCACCGCCGGTTCGGCACGTAG